The Pseudomonadota bacterium DNA segment GAGGCGACGTTTCCCCGGACGAGCTCGAGCATCTCGGCCGCCTGCTCCGGATCCGCCTGCGGTGCGGGCGCGGGATCCGGCTCCTGCTGCGCGACGGGCTCCTGCTGCGCGACGGGCTCCTGCTGCGCGATGGGCTCCTGCTGCGCGGCAGGTTCCGGCTGCAGATCCGGTTGTGCCTGTGGATCGGGCGCCGTCGTCGATGCGGGCGGGGCGCCGCCGCAGGAGAGAAGGCAGAAGGACAACGTCCCCAAAGCGGCGATGGCTCTCAACTCCTCGCCCCGCCTACTCGATCGGGTGGGTGCCGGGCTCGACCGGCTGGGTGTGCCAGCGGAAGTTGTCGATGATCACCTCGGAGTCGTAGATGTGGTCGCCGGTGTCGTGGACGTGGAACCGGAGCTGGAACGACTCGCCCGGCAGGACCGCGGCGGTCGTCATCAGCCACTCCGTGGAGGAACCGTACGCCGAGCTGTCGGTGCCGGAGCTCGACGCGCAGGAGAAGCCGGTCCCGGCGATGCTGAAGTCCGAGTAGCCGGAGGGGCAGCCGCCGTACCAGCAGCACTCCGAGTAGGAGTTGTTGACGGCGATGTAGCAGCAGTGGCCGTACGGGTGGGTCGGGCACGCGGCCGAGTCGATGAAGTCGTAGTACCCGCCGGACGCGGTGTCGCGGCACGCCGTGAAGTTGATGACGTCGTCCACGCTGCCGGTCGAGGGGCCGTTCATGATCGCGTAGAACTTGTCGTTGAACGTCGTCCCGATGAAGTCGTCGTACTCCGCCGAGAAGAAGATGTAGTCGAACGAGAAGCCGAGCGCGTTCGACGGCGCGCGCAGGGAGAGCACGAGCTCGACGGCGTCGTACGCGGTGCTCGTGTCCCACGGGTCCGTGTACGACGAGCCGGCCAGCGAGGTCGACCGCCCGCCCGTGGTCTGGAGCGCCGTGCCGCTCGACAAGAGGGTGTACGAGCCGTTCTTCCTCGCGTTGAGGTTCGCCGGGGTGCCGAACTTGGTCACGGCCTGCGTGGCCGGATCGAGCATCGTGCCGGCCGTGACGCCGCTCGGGCTCGCCATGCTCCCGCCGAAGTAGAACAGGCTCTCCCACTCGTAGATGCAGACGTCGATGGCGCACACGAGGTTCGTGATCTCGTTGCCGGTGCCGCCGCACGCGCACGTCTCCACCTCGTCGGTCGAGCCGTCGCAGTCGTTGTCGACGCCGTCACCCGTCTCGTCCTCGCCGAGATCCTCGATGGCCTCCGGGTTGACGAACTCGTTCCCGTCGTCGCAATCGCCGTCGATCGTCGAGTAGCCGTCACCGTCGAGGTCGAGCTCCTGCCACGGCGGCTCGTCGATCGCGCCGTCGCAGTCGTCGTCGTAGCCGTTCCCGTCATCCTCGATCGCGCCCGGGTAGACGTCCGGGTTCGTATCGTCGCAGTCGAACGGCAGGCACCAGCCGTCGCCGTCCGCGTCCGTGCACTCCGCGGGCGGATCGGTGTCGGAGTCGGAGTCCGCGTCCGTGCCGCCGTCGGCGTCCGAGTCCGAATCCGTGTCCGAATCCGTATCCGTGTCCGAATCCGTGTCCGAATCCGTGTCCGAGTCCGAATCGACATCCGTGTCGGCGTCGGTATCCGAATCCGTGTCGCCGTCCGAGTCCGAGTCGGTGCCGGGCGTGAACCCTCCCTCGCCGCCGCCGCCCTCGCACGCGACCGCGGCGAGCGCCACTGCGAAAACCCCGGCGAGCAGAACCTTCATCGTCGAGAGCATCGCACCCTCCGTCTTCGGCCGCCCTCGCCACCCGCGCGCGGCCGACGTTGTCCGACTCGTCTATTAGTGCGCGGCATCCTCCGCCATTTATGATATCGGGATCATACTCTGTTTT contains these protein-coding regions:
- a CDS encoding putative metal-binding motif-containing protein: MLSTMKVLLAGVFAVALAAVACEGGGGEGGFTPGTDSDSDGDTDSDTDADTDVDSDSDTDSDTDSDTDTDSDTDSDSDADGGTDADSDSDTDPPAECTDADGDGWCLPFDCDDTNPDVYPGAIEDDGNGYDDDCDGAIDEPPWQELDLDGDGYSTIDGDCDDGNEFVNPEAIEDLGEDETGDGVDNDCDGSTDEVETCACGGTGNEITNLVCAIDVCIYEWESLFYFGGSMASPSGVTAGTMLDPATQAVTKFGTPANLNARKNGSYTLLSSGTALQTTGGRSTSLAGSSYTDPWDTSTAYDAVELVLSLRAPSNALGFSFDYIFFSAEYDDFIGTTFNDKFYAIMNGPSTGSVDDVINFTACRDTASGGYYDFIDSAACPTHPYGHCCYIAVNNSYSECCWYGGCPSGYSDFSIAGTGFSCASSSGTDSSAYGSSTEWLMTTAAVLPGESFQLRFHVHDTGDHIYDSEVIIDNFRWHTQPVEPGTHPIE